A single window of Archangium gephyra DNA harbors:
- a CDS encoding M3 family metallopeptidase, producing MAALSATGCTHSTMTKPEPTPSAPSAQAEALKPLPPPEGSKLVSGTLEAFNAACSADLERARARIAALKSLKASDGRAILEAYDEATAALGASLNRSSLTREVHPQAAFRDAARACEQKADALNVEISQDRGVYDALSAVDLAQADGPTRYWMERTLLDFRRAGVDRDDATRAKVKSLNEEILKLGQTFTQNISEDVRKVELDPKELTGLPEDFIQEHKPGANGKVVITSNYPDYFPFMTYARDGKAREKVWRAYHQRAHPKNLPVLEQLIAKRHELATLLGYPTWAAFVTETKMTRTQQVAAEFIDKVAATAEQRAKQEYADLLARKQKDEPKATTVEPWDQDYYEDKLKAEKLGFDSQALRAYFEYGRVKQGVMDITSRMWGITYVPVKDAAVWHPDVEAYDVMENGTLLGRIFLDMHPREDKYKHAAQFDLVAGQAGKRYPEGSLVCNFPRTGALMTQDEVETFFHEFGHLLHHVFGGRQQWRGITGIATEWDFAETPSMLLQQWANNPTILQQFARHHETGEVIPAALVEKLRASKEFGKGLWTRRQMFLSAVSLDYYSRAPGFDTTEALKKLQEKYSPFRHEYRDGTYFQLAFGHLEGYSAAYYTYVWSLVIAKDLETEFQKNGYLDTATAMKYRKTVLEPGGSKPAAELVKDFLGRPYGFEAYRAWLDAK from the coding sequence ATGGCCGCGTTGAGCGCGACCGGTTGCACCCACTCGACCATGACGAAGCCCGAGCCCACCCCGTCCGCCCCGTCCGCCCAGGCCGAAGCCCTCAAGCCGCTGCCCCCTCCCGAGGGCTCCAAGCTCGTCTCCGGGACGCTCGAGGCCTTCAACGCCGCCTGCTCCGCCGACCTGGAGCGCGCCCGCGCCCGGATTGCTGCCCTCAAGTCGCTCAAGGCCTCCGACGGCCGCGCCATCCTCGAGGCCTATGACGAGGCCACCGCCGCGCTCGGCGCCTCCCTCAACCGCTCCAGTCTCACCCGCGAGGTCCACCCCCAGGCCGCCTTCCGCGACGCCGCCCGCGCCTGCGAGCAGAAGGCCGATGCCCTCAACGTGGAGATCTCCCAGGACCGCGGCGTCTATGACGCCCTGTCCGCCGTGGACCTCGCCCAGGCCGATGGCCCCACCCGCTATTGGATGGAGCGCACCCTGCTCGACTTCCGCCGCGCTGGCGTGGACCGCGATGACGCCACGCGCGCGAAGGTGAAGTCCCTCAACGAGGAGATCCTCAAGCTCGGCCAGACCTTCACCCAGAACATCTCCGAGGACGTGCGCAAGGTGGAGCTGGACCCCAAGGAGCTCACCGGCCTGCCCGAGGACTTCATCCAGGAGCACAAGCCGGGCGCCAACGGGAAGGTGGTCATCACCTCCAACTACCCCGACTACTTTCCCTTCATGACGTACGCCCGCGATGGCAAGGCGCGCGAGAAGGTGTGGCGCGCCTACCACCAGCGAGCCCACCCGAAGAACCTGCCGGTGCTCGAGCAGCTCATCGCGAAGCGCCACGAGCTGGCCACGCTGCTGGGCTACCCCACCTGGGCCGCCTTCGTCACCGAGACGAAGATGACGCGCACCCAGCAGGTGGCCGCGGAGTTCATCGACAAGGTGGCCGCCACCGCCGAGCAGCGCGCGAAGCAGGAGTACGCGGACCTGCTCGCCCGCAAGCAGAAGGACGAGCCCAAGGCCACCACCGTGGAGCCCTGGGACCAGGACTACTACGAGGACAAGCTCAAGGCGGAGAAGCTCGGCTTCGACTCGCAGGCGCTGCGCGCCTATTTCGAGTACGGGCGCGTGAAGCAGGGCGTGATGGACATCACCTCGCGCATGTGGGGCATCACCTACGTGCCGGTGAAGGACGCGGCGGTGTGGCACCCGGACGTCGAGGCCTATGACGTCATGGAGAACGGCACGCTGCTGGGCCGCATCTTCCTGGACATGCACCCGCGGGAGGACAAGTACAAGCACGCGGCGCAGTTCGACCTCGTGGCGGGCCAGGCCGGCAAGCGCTACCCGGAGGGCTCGCTGGTCTGCAACTTCCCGCGCACCGGCGCGCTGATGACGCAGGACGAGGTGGAGACGTTCTTCCACGAGTTCGGCCACCTGCTGCACCACGTCTTCGGCGGCCGCCAGCAGTGGAGGGGAATCACGGGCATCGCCACCGAGTGGGACTTCGCGGAGACGCCCTCCATGCTGCTGCAGCAGTGGGCCAACAACCCCACCATCCTCCAGCAGTTCGCCCGCCACCATGAGACGGGCGAGGTCATTCCCGCCGCGTTGGTGGAGAAGCTCCGGGCCTCGAAGGAGTTCGGCAAGGGCCTGTGGACGCGCCGGCAGATGTTCCTGTCGGCGGTGTCGCTGGACTACTACTCGCGCGCGCCGGGCTTCGACACCACGGAGGCGCTCAAGAAGCTGCAGGAGAAGTACAGCCCGTTCCGCCACGAGTACCGGGATGGAACGTACTTCCAGCTCGCCTTCGGGCACCTCGAGGGGTACTCGGCCGCGTACTACACGTACGTCTGGTCGCTCGTCATCGCCAAGGACCTGGAGACCGAGTTCCAGAAGAATGGCTACCTGGATACGGCCACCGCCATGAAGTACCGCAAGACGGTGCTCGAGCCCGGTGGCTCCAAGCCCGCCGCCGAGCTGGTGAAGGACTTCCTCGGACGTCCCTACGGCTTCGAGGCCTACCGCGCCTGGCTCGACGCGAAGTAA
- a CDS encoding fibronectin type III domain-containing protein, translating to MTDPCTPAPDAGSTDSGTDIPDSGTVTPDSGTDIPDSGTDIPDSGTDVPDAGDFLVLKDGITYYSRKGIEPRPADFSTSPPQLILDDGGTPVFLPGTVTQPGTVRFDVPPGSYLIKHSNLIYVQTARRTVDLGYLRAGRPDRGGNPVPSTSAYPATLELSGLQPLHLDPPYANNSFSFYSMDLEEVGTFTLSATLSRGQTGLTDPNARYYTNYGSIPRYDPAQQDSAWLLQTEGRDAGAPEGAIDPWAYQTVVAAAHLNPFSFTGEGPLTIKATLAPSPQRDLTFDWRRDEFAALRSASASSTSTSGLVEVYPGLQHARDGWIDYEVAAMLSFSPPSDDPQTPLVRTLTHGTAYPTDWEPITQVTQAYDISLSNHDGSRTILSEEAFEAWGPASALASRPIQPLISLPRDFQVDGQPALPPRILASATPRLTWEAPALGSPSHYVLLIGRLNPLPRNFTSTVARIYLDADQRSVRIPPGVLLSGQTYLLRLTAFTREGSSPEVMAPRYFNLPFGTAQTTSGLLTVP from the coding sequence GTGACCGATCCCTGTACCCCCGCCCCCGATGCCGGAAGCACCGACTCGGGCACGGACATTCCTGACTCGGGCACGGTCACCCCGGACTCAGGCACCGACATTCCCGACTCGGGCACCGACATCCCCGACTCGGGCACCGACGTTCCCGACGCGGGCGATTTCCTCGTCTTGAAGGACGGCATCACCTACTACAGCCGCAAGGGCATCGAGCCGCGGCCGGCGGACTTCTCCACCAGTCCTCCCCAACTCATCCTCGACGACGGCGGCACGCCCGTGTTCCTCCCCGGCACCGTGACGCAACCCGGGACCGTCCGCTTCGACGTCCCTCCAGGCTCCTACCTCATCAAGCACTCCAACCTCATCTACGTCCAGACCGCCCGGCGCACGGTGGACCTGGGCTATCTCCGTGCTGGCCGTCCCGATCGGGGCGGGAACCCCGTTCCCTCCACGTCCGCCTATCCCGCCACCCTCGAGCTCTCCGGACTCCAGCCCCTCCACCTCGATCCGCCTTACGCGAATAATTCCTTCTCGTTCTATTCCATGGACCTCGAGGAAGTAGGCACCTTCACCCTGTCAGCGACCTTGAGCAGAGGACAGACCGGCCTCACGGACCCCAACGCCAGGTACTACACCAACTACGGCAGCATTCCCCGGTACGACCCCGCGCAGCAGGACTCCGCCTGGCTCCTCCAGACGGAAGGCCGTGACGCCGGAGCACCCGAAGGTGCCATCGATCCCTGGGCCTACCAGACCGTCGTCGCGGCGGCCCACCTGAACCCCTTCTCCTTCACGGGCGAGGGCCCGCTCACCATCAAGGCCACCCTCGCGCCCTCACCCCAACGCGACCTCACCTTCGATTGGCGCCGCGATGAATTCGCCGCCCTGCGCTCCGCCTCGGCCTCCAGCACTTCGACCAGCGGCCTGGTGGAAGTCTATCCCGGCCTCCAGCACGCCCGGGATGGATGGATCGACTACGAAGTCGCGGCGATGCTGTCGTTCTCCCCGCCCAGCGACGATCCCCAGACACCGCTCGTGCGCACGTTGACGCATGGAACCGCCTACCCCACGGACTGGGAGCCCATCACGCAGGTCACCCAGGCCTATGACATCTCCCTTTCCAATCATGATGGGTCACGCACCATCCTGAGCGAGGAGGCGTTCGAAGCCTGGGGGCCCGCGAGCGCGCTCGCCTCACGGCCCATCCAACCGCTCATCTCCCTGCCCCGTGACTTCCAGGTGGACGGGCAGCCCGCCCTCCCCCCGCGCATCCTCGCGTCGGCCACCCCGAGGTTGACCTGGGAGGCCCCGGCGCTCGGGAGCCCCTCGCACTACGTGCTTTTGATCGGCCGCCTCAACCCGCTCCCCCGTAACTTCACGAGCACCGTCGCGCGCATCTACCTGGACGCCGACCAACGGTCCGTGCGCATCCCGCCAGGGGTTCTCCTCTCGGGACAGACCTACCTGCTGCGGCTCACGGCCTTCACCCGCGAGGGAAGCTCTCCCGAGGTGATGGCCCCCAGGTACTTCAACCTGCCCTTCGGCACCGCGCAGACCACGAGCGGCCTGCTCACCGTGCCGTAG